From Peromyscus maniculatus bairdii isolate BWxNUB_F1_BW_parent chromosome 8, HU_Pman_BW_mat_3.1, whole genome shotgun sequence, a single genomic window includes:
- the Ccdc137 gene encoding coiled-coil domain-containing protein 137 isoform X1: MAGSGRAAVATARSAGLGGSGQPHARRQQQSQGQQRSASRPGQRSKEKKKVNCKPKNQDEQEIPFRLREIMRSRQEMKKALSNKKRKKEAQVAFRKTLEKEAKGEEPDIIVPKFKQRKGESDVAYIQRMEQEAQHVLFLSKNQATRQPEVQAAPKKEKSERKKAFQKRRLEKAQKKKEARAVERLEQELLKDTVKFGDVVLQPPELTVQPRRSTSRDALSLCHNVLFPQPGKKPLMLKMLLGPGGVSLTPATSLARQRILGEERERAVQAYRALKKLQRQEVTPAQPPGSSSQRKLQTCL, encoded by the exons CGGCAGCAGCAGTCGCAGGGACAGCAGCGCTCGGCCTCACGGCCCGGACAGCGCAG caaagaaaagaagaaagtgaattgCAAGCCCAAGAACCAAGATGAGCAAGAAATCCCTTTCCGACTCCGAGAGATTATGAGGAGCCGACAGGAGATGAAAAAGGCGCTCAGtaacaagaagagaaagaaggagg CCCAGGTGGCTTTCAGGAAGACCTTGGAAAAGGAAGCAAAGGGAGAAGAGCCAGACATCATTGTCCCCAAGTTCAAGCAAAGGAAGGGAGAGTCTGATGTGGCCTACATCCAGCGCATGGAGCAGGAGGCCCAGCATGTGCTGTTCCTTAGCAAGAACCAGGCCACTCGGCAGCCAGAGGTGCAGGCAGCTCCCAAGAAGGAGAAGTCCGAACGGAAGAAAGC GTTTCAGAAGCGGCGACTTGAAAAAGCccagaagaaaaaggaggcaCGAGCAGTGGAGAGACTGGAGCAGGAGCTGCTCAAAG ACACTGTGAAGTTTGGAGACGTTGTGCTACAGCCCCCAGAGCTGACAGTCCAGCCTAGAAGGAGCACGAGCAGAGATGCG CTCAGCTTGTGCCACAACGttctctttcctcagcctggCAAGAAACCGCTAATGCTAAAGATGCTTTTGGGCCCTGGTGGTGTGTCCCTGACtccagccacctcactggcccgcCAGCGGATCCTGGGGGAAGAGCGGGAACGTGCTGTGCAGGCTTACAGAGCCCTGAAGAAGCTGCAGCGACAGGAAGTGACGCCTGCCCAGCCACCTGGCAGCTCTTCTCAGAGGAAGCTCCAAACTTGTCTGTGA
- the Ccdc137 gene encoding coiled-coil domain-containing protein 137 isoform X2, which produces MAGSGRAAVATARSAGLGGSGQPHARRQQQSQGQQRSASRPGQRSKEKKKVNCKPKNQDEQEIPFRLREIMRSRQEMKKALSNKKRKKEAQVAFRKTLEKEAKGEEPDIIVPKFKQRKGESDVAYIQRMEQEAQHVLFLSKNQATRQPEVQAAPKKEKSERKKAFQKRRLEKAQKKKEARAVERLEQELLKDTVKFGDVVLQPPELTVQPRRSTSRDAPGKKPLMLKMLLGPGGVSLTPATSLARQRILGEERERAVQAYRALKKLQRQEVTPAQPPGSSSQRKLQTCL; this is translated from the exons CGGCAGCAGCAGTCGCAGGGACAGCAGCGCTCGGCCTCACGGCCCGGACAGCGCAG caaagaaaagaagaaagtgaattgCAAGCCCAAGAACCAAGATGAGCAAGAAATCCCTTTCCGACTCCGAGAGATTATGAGGAGCCGACAGGAGATGAAAAAGGCGCTCAGtaacaagaagagaaagaaggagg CCCAGGTGGCTTTCAGGAAGACCTTGGAAAAGGAAGCAAAGGGAGAAGAGCCAGACATCATTGTCCCCAAGTTCAAGCAAAGGAAGGGAGAGTCTGATGTGGCCTACATCCAGCGCATGGAGCAGGAGGCCCAGCATGTGCTGTTCCTTAGCAAGAACCAGGCCACTCGGCAGCCAGAGGTGCAGGCAGCTCCCAAGAAGGAGAAGTCCGAACGGAAGAAAGC GTTTCAGAAGCGGCGACTTGAAAAAGCccagaagaaaaaggaggcaCGAGCAGTGGAGAGACTGGAGCAGGAGCTGCTCAAAG ACACTGTGAAGTTTGGAGACGTTGTGCTACAGCCCCCAGAGCTGACAGTCCAGCCTAGAAGGAGCACGAGCAGAGATGCG cctggCAAGAAACCGCTAATGCTAAAGATGCTTTTGGGCCCTGGTGGTGTGTCCCTGACtccagccacctcactggcccgcCAGCGGATCCTGGGGGAAGAGCGGGAACGTGCTGTGCAGGCTTACAGAGCCCTGAAGAAGCTGCAGCGACAGGAAGTGACGCCTGCCCAGCCACCTGGCAGCTCTTCTCAGAGGAAGCTCCAAACTTGTCTGTGA